In Bombina bombina isolate aBomBom1 chromosome 6, aBomBom1.pri, whole genome shotgun sequence, a single genomic region encodes these proteins:
- the C6H15orf61 gene encoding uncharacterized protein C15orf61 homolog: protein MLLAKTAHEVLLRIFLFPAGSGGSPRPASSEVLTQHLLQRNLPHWTSYCVKYSAVTNDQFALSNFNWEVRGRNYHILRTGCFPFIKYHCTRAAPQDLKLHNHLFTALKAINLGIPTLMYGLGSWLFARVNETVPTSCGPVTIYFLIKEDEGAMF, encoded by the exons ATGCTCCTTGCAAAGACAGCCCATGAGGTTTTGTTAAGAATTTTCCTCTTCCCTGCCGGCTCGGGGGGATCTCCACGTCCAGCTTCTTCTGAAGTATTGACCCAGCATCTCCTGCAGCGTAACTTACCACACTGGACCTCATATTGTGTTAAATACAGTGCTGTCACCAATGACCAGTTTGCTCTGTCCAACTTTAACTGGGAGGTGCGCGGCAGAAATTACCACATCCTGCGAACGGGCTGCTTCCCGTTCATTAAATATCATTGTACTCGTGCTGCCCCCCAGGACCTTAAGCTTCATAACCACCTTTTCACCGCACTCAAAGCCATAAATCTAG GCATCCCCACCTTAATGTATGGCCTGGGATCTTGGCTATTTGCCCGAGTTAATGAAACTGTCCCTACAAGCTGTGGCCCGGTGACAATATACTTCTTAATAAAGGAGGATGAAGGAGCTATGTTCTGA